The Mycolicibacterium flavescens genomic interval CACGAGATGGGACCGAGCTCATGCCTTCCGGCCAGTATGTCGCCCATCAGCTCGAAGTAGATCTCGCAGCGCAGGTTGTCCTGCACGAAGGCCGCGGCGTCCTGTGGACGCATCCGGTCCGTATGTGCGACCGCAGCGCCGAGTGCCAGCCGGCGTATCGGCCTCAGCCTAAGAGCCTGCGGCGCAATGGGAGCCATCGCGGCAAAGAGGCGCCGTGCCATCACGAGTTTGAGCTTCAGGGTTCGCATGTGGGACCTGGCAGGAGCCCAACCCATTGCCGGCGACAGCGCGGTGACTGACAACCCACGCCCTCGTGCCGCCAATTCGAGCGCCAACCAACCGCCCAGTGAGTTGCCCAGCAGATGCGCCGTGCCGACACCACGGTCGTCGAGGGCACGCTCGAGATGGTCGGCCAAGATTGTCACGGTGGCCTTCTCGCCTGTGCGCAACCGCGGTCCGTCCGCATGGCCTGCCAGCGGCAGGTTGTGAACCTCGTAATGGCTCTCCAGCATTGGGATGACGGGCAGCCAGTTTCGCCAGCTACCGCTGAAGCCGTGGATGCACACCAGCGGCGAACGATTCGATTCCGAATCCGGGACTTTCATATCGATCACCTGCGCCCTACTGCTGAACCTGCAGGCCAGCCGACTGCAACCGCAGGCCCTCGAATTCCTGGTCCTCCCACCACTTGTCGATCATGTCCCAGAATTCGACCTCGCTGCCCTGATAGACGTCATTCCAGAAGCCGCGCTCGAGATCGCCTTGGCCGTTGTAGTAGCCGGGGGTACACGTCGACAGATAGAACATCCTAGCCAGGAATGACTCTCGGGTGCGTTGAACCCATTCCGCCTGCGCCGCCTCCTCGGGTTCCATGGCCGCAACGCTGCGGTCAAGAGCGTGGGCAATGACCCGTGCGGCATGCCTGGCCTTCCGATCGAGCATGAACGTGAAGTTGACGACGTACGCGTTCTGGCTGACTCCCAGTTCGACGAAGTTCGGGAAACCGACCGAGAAGAACCCGTGCAACGTCTTGGCCCCGTCGGCGAATACTTCCCGCATCGAGCGCCCGCCGCGTCCGACGATGTCGTAGCCGTAACGATCAGCCGTGGCGGATCCGGTCTCGAAGCCGGTCGCGAAGATGATGCAGTCCACGTCGTAATGAGTGCCGTCGACCACCAGTCCAGTCTCGGTGAATCTTTCGACGCCTTTCGGCGAGGCGACGAGGTGCACCGAAGGGTTGTTGAAAGACTGCAGGTATTCGTCGTTGAAGGTGGGCCGCTTGCACACCGCACCGAACCACGGCTTGAGTGCCTCGGCGGTATCGGGGTCTTCGACGATGCTGTCAATGCGCTCGTGCACGCCACGCATGAGTTGCATGTCTGCGACCTCGGCGAGCACCATCTGGTCCTCGACTTCGAGTGCGTTCAAAGGCGTCTCGACAAGGTGCTGCCCGGTGATGGAGGACATAATCGTCGTCCAGATGTCGCCGACGAGGTTCTCGTCCTGGGGATGGCCGTTGACCAACGAGTTGAAGTTGCGGTGGCGCCGCTGCTGCCAGCCCGGTTCCAGGCTCGCCGCCCACGCCGGGTCGGTCGGCCTGTTGTCGCGGGGGCCGACGACGCTAGGTGTGCGCTGGATGACGAACAGCTCGGCAGCGTCGTCAGCCAGGAACGGAATGGCCTGAACCCCGGTGGCGCCGGTGCCGATGATGGCCACTCGCTTGTCTCGGAGGTTGCTCATTCCGCCGTGTTGGTCACCGCCGGTGTAGCCGTAATCCCAACGGCTGGTGTGGAACATCGCGCCCTTGAAATCCGCGATGCCGGCCACCCGCGGGAACTGCGGCTTGTTCAGCGGCCCATTGGCGCGAACGACGAACCGGGCCCTCAGCATGTCACCACGGTTGGTGCGGACCTCCCAACGCTGAGTTCTCTCCGACCAGGTCACCGCGGTCGCTGAGGTCTGGAACAGCGCGGCGCGGTAGAGGTCGAAGTGCCGGCCGATACGTTGAGCATGCTCGAAAATCTCGTCGCCGTCGGCGTAACGCTGACTCGGGACGAACCCGGTCTCCTCCAGCAGCGGCAGGTAGATGTAGGACTCGACATCGCACTGCACGCCGGGATAGCGGTTCCAGTACCACGTTCCGCCGAAGTCGCCGCCCTGCTCGACGATGCGGAAGTCCCGCACCCCCTGTTTCGTCAGATAGGCGCCGGCCAGCAGCCCGCCGAACCCGCCGCCGAGGATGACGACGTCGCAGTCCTCCTGCACTGCGGCTCGTTCAATCGGCTCACTGTAGGGATCGACGTCGTAGATCTCGCGGAGGTCGGCGATTCCTTGGAACTGGCCGAGGTTGTCGTCGCGAAGACGCTTGGACCGCTCGTCGACATAGCGCGCCCGCATCGGCGCCGGATCGAAGTCGATGTCGATCTCGATTCCGGACTTCGGTAGCGAGATGGTCATGGCGCGTCCTCCTGGGCGATGGTCGGCATAGTTGACACAGTGTCAGTTCTTAGCGACACTATGTCATATTGTTGTGCGGCTCACAAGTAGCTCGCTAAGTTGGTGCAGCCATAGGGAGAAAAGCGATGACCGATGCCGCAGTGTCTTATGCCCGTGGGGACATCAGCACTCCCCTGCTCACGGACACGATCGGTCAGAACCTCGACCGGACAGCAGCCAAGTACCCCGACCGGGAGGCGCTGATCGAGGTCGTCAGCGACCGCCGGTGGACGTACCGCGAATTCCAAGCGGCCACCCGGCGACTGGCCGGCGGACTTCTCACGTTGGGTATCGGCCCCGGCGATCGAGTCGGGCTCTGGTCTCCGAACACCGCGGAGTGGACCCTCGTGCAGTACGCGACGGCCAGACTCGGCGCCATCCTCGTCACCATCAACCCGGCGTACCGTCTCGACGAACTCGACTACGTGCTCAAGCAGGCCGGAGTCCGGACCGTCATCGCCGCCCCGTCCTTCAAGGGCTCTGATTACGCAGCGATGCTCGCCGGCGTGACAGACCGCTGTCCCTCGGTGCAGGACGTGATCATCGTCGGATCCGATGCCTGGCAGCGTCTTTCATCGGCGTCTTTGGATGACGCCGCGATCGATGCCATCTCGGCGAAGTTGCAGCCAAGCGATGCGATCAACATCCAATACACTTCGGGAACAACGGGTTTCCCGAAGGGCGCCACACTCACGCATACGAACATCCTGAACAACGGCTACTTCGTGGGAGAGGGCCTCGGGTACACCGAACAGGACCGGGTGTGCATCCCCGTGCCCTTCTACCACTGCTTCGGGATGGTGATGGGCAACCTGGCATGCACGTCGCACGGTTCGGCGATGGTCATTCCGGCTCCCGGGTTCGACCCGTCCGCCACCTTGGCTGCCGTCGCCAAAGAACGGTGCACCTCGCTCTACGGCGTGCCGACGATGTTCATCGCCGAGCTGGACCTCAAAGACCTCGCATCATTCGACCTGAGCAACCTGCGCACCGGGATCATGGCCGGGTCGCCCTGCCCGGAACAGGTGATGCGACAGGTCATCGACACGATGAACATGCGAGAGGTCGCCATCTGCTACGGCATGACCGAGACGTCACCGGTGTCGACCCAGACCCGGCCCTCCGACACGCTGGCCCAGCGCGTCGGTTCCGTCGGAACGGTGGGGCCACACCTGGAAGTCAAGATCATCGCCCCGGACTCGGACCGGACGGTGCCGCGCGGAGAACCCGGCGAATTGTGCACCCGGGGATACAGCGTGATGTCCGGCTATTGGAATGAACCGGAGAAGACAGCAGAAGCCATCGATGCCGACGGATGGATGCACACCGGAGACATCGCGGTCATGGACGACGCCGGCTACATATCGATCACGGGCCGGATCAAGGACATGGTGATCCGCGGCGGTGAAAACGTCTATCCCCGCGAGATCGAAGAGTTCCTGTTCGGACATCCCGACATCATCGACGCGCAGGTGGTCGGCGTCCCTGATCAGCGTTACGGCGAGGAACTGATGGCGTGGCTGCGCATCCGGGAGGGCGCACCGCACCCGACCGCAGACACCATCCGCGAATTCTGCACCGGCCGGATCGCGCACTACAAGATCCCAAGGTACGTCGTCGTGGTCGACGACTATCCCATGACCGTCACCGGTAAGGTTCGCAAGATCGAGCTTCGTGAACGAGGCCGCGAAATCGCGCAAAGCGCAGTGACGCAACCGATCTGAAATCTATCCGCTCTGCGGGTCCGCACCTGCTATCTCAACCCTTTGGAGGAACCATGCCCACAACCTCATCGCCCCCGGTCGACCAGGCGGAAAGGTTCTTCATCGGCGGCCAGTGGGTGGCCCCCACCGGGACGGAGTCGATCGACGTCGTCGACGCCAGCTCCGGGCGAAACATCGGCACCGTCGCAGGCGCCCGTCCCGACGACATCGACGCGGCGGTAGCGGCGGCTCGACGCGCCTTCGACCACTCCGACTGGCCCACTCTGGCACCGGTCGAACGAGCGGCGAAGATGCGCTCGCTGGCGCGCGAACTGCGCACAAGGTCCGACGACACCGCTCGCCTGGTGAGCTCGCAAAACGGCATGCCCATCACCATCTCCTCGGCTACCGAGGCCGTCGTCCCGGCCGTGTTGCTGGACTACTACGCCGGCCTGATCACCGACCGGCCCGACGAGGAGATGCGCGCGGGAATCACCAATGCGCGCACCATGATCCGTCGTGAGCCGGTCGGCGTGGTCGCCGCGATCATTCCCTGGAACTTTCCCCAGACACTCACCTTCTTCAAGCTCGCGCCTCTGCTGGCGGCCGGCTGCACCGTGGTGATCAAGCCGTCTCCGGAAACGGTGCTTGATGCGCAGGTGCTCGCCGATGCTGTCCGTGCGTCCGACATACCGGACGGTGTCGTCAACATCGTCCCTGGAGGTGCCGAGGCCGGTGCCTATCTCGTTGGGCATCCCGGAATCGACAAGGTCGCGTTCACCGGTTCGACGGCGGCGGGTAGAGCCATCGGTGAAGTCTGCGGGCGGCTGATCCGCCCGGTCACCCTCGAACTCGGTGGCAAATCGGCATCGGTCATCCTCGACGACGCGGACCTTCCTGCGCTTCTCGGACAGTTCTTCGAGGCCACGCTGATGAACAACGGCCAAACCTGCTACCTGGGGACCCGTGTGCTCGCCCCGAGCCACCGCTACGGCGAAATCGTCGATACGCTCACGGATTTCGCGCGCGCCCTGGTCGTGGGAGACGCTCTCGACAGCGCCACCCAGATAGGTCCGCTCGCCTCTGCGCGCCAACAGCAGCGCGTGCAGGGCTACATCGACAAGGGCGTCGCGGAAGGCGGGCGGGTGACCACCGGCGGTGGCCGACCAGCCGAGCTGGAGCAGGGATGGTTCGTCGCGCCGACCATCTTCGCCGATGTCGACAACTCGCACACCATTGCGCGCGAGGAGATCTTCGGGCCGGTCCTGGCCGTCATCCCCTACCGAGACATCGACGAGGCCGTCCAGATCGCCAACGATTCGGAGTTCGGACTCGGTGGCAGCGTTTGGACTGCCGACGAACAACGCGGTTTGGAAGTCGCCCGATGCATCCGCACAGGGTCCATCGGCATCAACCACTACTCCCTGGACTTCGGCGCGCCGTTCGGCGGCATCAAGGCCAGCGGGTTGGGCCGCGAACTCGGCCCGGAGGGACTCGCCGCCTACCAGAGCACCAAGACCATCTACCTGCCACCAGCCGGATAGGGATCGAGAAATCAACCGTCGCCCGGCGCGTACGGAGACTTCAACCCGCTCACGGGCCTGACCGCTGCGCCGCAGAAAGCGGAGTTTGTGATTGCCCTGTAGCGGTTAGCCTGCACGGATGCCGTCGACGCCTCTTCCCGTAGTGCTGGCCACGCCCGCCCTGCGACGGCGCCTCAAGCAGCTGGCAGACCGTTTGGTGCCGCCGCAGATCGCGATGCTGGATCTCGGCGAGGGTGTCGGCGGTGTCCAGATTGCCGCGGCCATCGCCGAACTCGGAATTGCCGACGTACTCGCCGACGGGCCGATGACCGCGCCGCAGATCGCCGCGCGAATCGCCTGCGATGAAGACACCACCCATCGCCTGATGCGCGGCGCGGTCGGTAGCGGTCTCTGCACAATGAATCGGCGAACGGGCGCGGTGAAGCTGACCCGTACCGGAGCCGTTTTGCGCAGCGACCATCCCGCTTCGCTGCGGGCCTGGATGCGCTACAAGGGGATGCGGTCGACCGTGGATGCCTGGGGCGGCCTGGCGGCCAGCGTGCGCAGCGGCCGAAGCGCTTTCGAGCTCGTGCACGGGATGTCGGTGTGGGAGTGGTTCGCCGCGCATCCCGACGAGCAACGGATCTTCGCCTCGACGATGCGGCAGGCCACCGAGATCGCCGGCCGGGCCATTGCTCGGGTTTACCCGTGGCCGGACGGTGCTGTGGTGTGCGATGTGGCCGGCGGGATCGGCACGCTGCTGTCGGTGATCGTGGCCGAGTCACGCGCGGACCTGCGTGGGATTTTGGTCGACAGTGCGGGAATGATCGCCGAAGCCGAAGGGTTCCTCGCCGAGCGTGGTCTATCTGATCGCATCAATCGCGTCGAGGGCGATATCTTCCACGCCATCAATGCCACCGCCGATGTGTACGTGCTCAAGGATGTGCTGCACGACTGGGACGATGAACGCTGCGAAAGGATTCTCGCCGCGGTGGCGGCGAGCATGCCCCGTGGCAGCATGCTGGTGATCGTCGAGTATCTGCAGGAACCCAATCGCCCGAACCCGTTCTCACCGCTTCTCGACCTCCACACGCTGACCCAGCGAGACGGCGGGCGTCTGCGCTCGGTCGAGGAGCTGTCGGCGCTACTCACCGGCGCCGGCCTACGACCGACCGGGCGCAGGTTCTCGGTCGTACCGCACGACCTCATCGAAGCCGAGAAGATCTGAAGGGCTCGGGTGGGATGGCTTCGCAGTACTAGCTAACGTTGCGCGGCCATGAAACCGCCGGCACTGCAGTCGTTTTCCTTCGGTCATGCGCCCGCGCGGCTACGACAGACAGCCTCAGTTGATGATCTCAGCATGTTCGCTGGAGACGAGCGCGGACAGGCGTTCCCGCCAGGTTCGCAGCTGCTCGGGTGTCAGTCGTCTCCACTCGGATACTTCGCCGACGATCCGCAGCGGTGCGGTACTGCGGTAGGACCGCATCGGGTTACCTTGGAACTTCTTGTCGGTCACGTTCGGGTCGTCTTCGAACTCTCCGGTCGGTTCTACCTGGTAGACCCTCGGAAGGGCTTGGCCCTCGGCGAGTTCTGCGGCGATTTCGGCAGCAAGGCCGGCCCCGTCGACGAGAGCGGTGAAATAGATGTGGTTCATCACAATCTCCGGACGGTAGTTCGATCGATAACCCGCGCTGAGAAGATCACCGACACTCAAATCCGCGATGGTGCCATGGAAAAACGGACCCTTGTCAAACGATTCGGACACGTAGCATCCCTCTGACTAACTGCTGGGATCCGCCAGTATGCAGTACCACTCGGCCCTTGCGGCAAGACTCCAGTTGTGTTTTATCCTGAAGGTGGAACGCGGGTAATTTCGCCACCCCGCCGCTCTCCAGACATTTCACCAGCTCGATCCGGCCAACTCTCGCCTACTACGCCATCTACGTAGGAGCACCCGAGTGTTGGACACTTGATCGGACTCGTCGCCTCTGAGCGGCAACTCTTCTCGCCGATGATGGCGCTAATACCGGCTATGCGGTGTGGCTTTTGGTCGCGGCACCTCTCCGGCGGTGGCGCAGAGGTGAGCCGCTCTGGCACCTGCATGCTGCCGTGAGAGGGCTGCTGCGCTATTGCTTGGCCATGTTCGCGAAGCGCGACAAATGCAGTTGATGCGCAACGGTAATCGTCTTCGTCGGGCCGTTACGATGTTTCGCGATGATGAGGTCGGCTTCACCGCCTCGAGGGTCGTCGCGTTCGAAGGCATCAGGGCGATGCAGCAAAATCACCATGTCGCTATCCTGTTCGATCGCACCGGATTCACGTAGATCAGCTAACATTGGCTTCTTGTCGGTGCGCTGTTCGGGCCCGCGGTTCAACTGACTCATCGCGACTACTGGGACTTCAAGCTCTTTGGCTAAAAGCTTGATCTGACGGGAGAATTCGGATACTTCTTGCTGCCTTGACTCGACCTTCTTACCTGATGTCATCAGCTGCAAGTAATCGAGGACGATCAGACGGAGGTCTGACTTTTGCTTGAGCCGCCGAGCTTTCGCCCGGATCTCCATCATCGTAAGGTTGGGTGAGTCGTCGATATACAAAGGCGCTTCGCTGATTTCACTCATGCGTCTTGCCAGACGGGTCCAGTCGTCATCATTCATCCGACCTGACCGCATGTCGGCGAGCTTGATCTTTGCCTCGGCCGACAGCAGGCGCATGACAATCTCGGACTTGCTCATCTCGAGCGAGAAGATGACGCTCGACATGTGGTGCTTGATCGAGCACGACCTCAGAAAATCCAGTCCTAGGGTGGATTTGCCCATACCCGGTCTCGCCGCGATGACGATCATCTGTCCGGGATGCAAGCCGTTGGTGAGGTCGTCGAGCTCCACGAACCCCGTCGGCACGCCGCGAGAGACGCCACCCTGCGATGCGATAGCGTCGATCTCGTCCATCGTCGGCTGAAGGATCTCCTCCAGGATTACGAAGTCCTCGGCCGTGCGCCGCTCGGTGACGTCGTAGATCTCCGACTGCGCCCGGTCCACGATCTCGTTGACGTCGGCACCCTCGGCACCCGCGTAGCCGTACTGGACGACACGGGTTCCGGCTTCGACGAGCCGCCGCAGCAGCGCCTTCTCCGCGACGATGCCCGCATAGAACCCCGCATTCGCGGCCGTCGGCACCGTCGAGATCAGCGTGTGCAGATACGGCGCCCCGCCGATGCGGCGCAGCAGCCCGCGCCGATCCAGCTCGGCCGCCACCGTCACCGCGTCGGCGGGCTCGCCGCGGCCGTAGAGGTCGAGGATCGCGTCGTAGACGTTCTGGTGCGCAGGACGGTAGAAGTCACCCGGGCGCAGCTTCTCGAGCACGTCGGCGACGGCGTCCTTGCTCAGCAGCATCCCGCCCAGCACTGCCTGCTCGGCGGCCTGGTCCTGAGGGGGTTGGCGCCCGAAGTCCTCGCTCGGCGGCGGGGTATCCATCCCGTGATGACCAAGGTCGTCCACGACGGCCACGAAGCGCGTCACCCCCTTTATTCGCTATCGAACGTAGGTTCGATAGCCGCTATTCGCGACTGTAAGCCAGACATCCGACAGGCCGCCTAAGCGGCTCCGGATCCGCCCCGCCGACGGCTTACGCTAGACGTTGCTGGCGGGGGCGCAACCCGGCCCTGTTCATAGACCTGTGGATGGGGTGTGGATAGGTCTGGACAACCATGTTGAGTCGTTGGGGAGAACCTGTTAATCAACCGCTTCGCTCATTGCATCTGCGCAGATAGCCGCACCATAAGCCGAGTGCGATCTTGTGGATGGGAAATGCCTCGGCGTGTCGTGCCAGGTTGCCAACTCGGGCGTGTTGTGTTGCCGCCAGGGACCGTCCAGGTTAACGGCCGGTTATCTTCGCTACGGCTATCCGTCGCGCGAAGTTCGCCAGCGCGCACAGCAACGGCCGGGTGAAGATCGATCTCGTCTCCACCCGGCCGTATCTGACGCTGTGGTTACTGCCCGGCGACGACTTCCAGCGAAACCGTCGCGGCGATCTCCGGATGGAGCCGAACCGCGATCGGATGCGTGCCGGTCGTCTTGATGTGCGCCTTGGGCAACTGGACGGTGCGCTTGTCCAGATTGGGGCCGCCGGCGTTCTTGATCGCCGCGACCACGTCGGCCGTCGTCACGGAGCCGAACAGCTTGCCACTGTCGGGCGCCGCCTTCACCTGCAGCTGCACCGGACCGAGGTTCTCGATCGCGGCCTTCAGCTCGACGGCGTGCTCGCGGCCCTGAATGGCCTTCTGCTCGCGGGCCCGACGAATCTCTTCGGCCTGGCGCTCGGCGCCGCGCGACGCGACGACCGCGAGCCGGCGGGGCACCAGATAGTTGCGGCCGTAGCCGTCCTTGACCTCGACGATGTCGCCCTGGACGCCGAGATGCTCGACGTCGGCGGTGAGAATCAGTTTCATCTTCTTGTCCTGCCTATCGCGTCGACGAGGTGAACGGCAGCAGCGCAACCTCACGCGCGTTCTTCACGGCGATCGCGATGTCACGCTGGTGCTGAACGCAGTTGCCGGTGACGCGGCGGGCGCGAATCTTGCCGCGCTCGCTGATGTACGTGCGCAGCAGCGCGGTGTCCTTGTAATCGATGTCCTGCCCCTTCTTGGAGCAGAACACGCACTTGCGGGTCTTGACCGGCTTCTCGGGAGCCGGCCGACGCTTGGTGGCCTTGGCCATGTGTCTATCTCTTTCTTGCTTCTTTGTTGATCAGTTGTGGATCAGAAGGGTGGCTCGTCGTCGGCACCGGAGAACGAACCCGACGCCGGGGCGCTGCCCCACGGGTCTTCCTTCGGCTGCTCGGCTGGGCGCGAACCTCCGCCGCCTCCGCCGCCGAAGCCGCCGCCAC includes:
- a CDS encoding rifampin ADP-ribosyl transferase; the encoded protein is MSESFDKGPFFHGTIADLSVGDLLSAGYRSNYRPEIVMNHIYFTALVDGAGLAAEIAAELAEGQALPRVYQVEPTGEFEDDPNVTDKKFQGNPMRSYRSTAPLRIVGEVSEWRRLTPEQLRTWRERLSALVSSEHAEIIN
- the pamO_5 gene encoding putative flavoprotein involved in K+ transport: MTISLPKSGIEIDIDFDPAPMRARYVDERSKRLRDDNLGQFQGIADLREIYDVDPYSEPIERAAVQEDCDVVILGGGFGGLLAGAYLTKQGVRDFRIVEQGGDFGGTWYWNRYPGVQCDVESYIYLPLLEETGFVPSQRYADGDEIFEHAQRIGRHFDLYRAALFQTSATAVTWSERTQRWEVRTNRGDMLRARFVVRANGPLNKPQFPRVAGIADFKGAMFHTSRWDYGYTGGDQHGGMSNLRDKRVAIIGTGATGVQAIPFLADDAAELFVIQRTPSVVGPRDNRPTDPAWAASLEPGWQQRRHRNFNSLVNGHPQDENLVGDIWTTIMSSITGQHLVETPLNALEVEDQMVLAEVADMQLMRGVHERIDSIVEDPDTAEALKPWFGAVCKRPTFNDEYLQSFNNPSVHLVASPKGVERFTETGLVVDGTHYDVDCIIFATGFETGSATADRYGYDIVGRGGRSMREVFADGAKTLHGFFSVGFPNFVELGVSQNAYVVNFTFMLDRKARHAARVIAHALDRSVAAMEPEEAAQAEWVQRTRESFLARMFYLSTCTPGYYNGQGDLERGFWNDVYQGSEVEFWDMIDKWWEDQEFEGLRLQSAGLQVQQ
- the rpsR gene encoding 30S ribosomal protein S18, producing the protein MAKATKRRPAPEKPVKTRKCVFCSKKGQDIDYKDTALLRTYISERGKIRARRVTGNCVQHQRDIAIAVKNAREVALLPFTSSTR
- the rutD gene encoding hydrolase, with the translated sequence MKVPDSESNRSPLVCIHGFSGSWRNWLPVIPMLESHYEVHNLPLAGHADGPRLRTGEKATVTILADHLERALDDRGVGTAHLLGNSLGGWLALELAARGRGLSVTALSPAMGWAPARSHMRTLKLKLVMARRLFAAMAPIAPQALRLRPIRRLALGAAVAHTDRMRPQDAAAFVQDNLRCEIYFELMGDILAGRHELGPISCPVQIAWSERDALIPYEPYGARFPEVLPDAHFVTLPDVGHVPMYDDTRLVARTVLDFAGPVDGAQGAFPVPGRSSDVN
- the dnrK gene encoding O-methyltransferase, with amino-acid sequence MPSTPLPVVLATPALRRRLKQLADRLVPPQIAMLDLGEGVGGVQIAAAIAELGIADVLADGPMTAPQIAARIACDEDTTHRLMRGAVGSGLCTMNRRTGAVKLTRTGAVLRSDHPASLRAWMRYKGMRSTVDAWGGLAASVRSGRSAFELVHGMSVWEWFAAHPDEQRIFASTMRQATEIAGRAIARVYPWPDGAVVCDVAGGIGTLLSVIVAESRADLRGILVDSAGMIAEAEGFLAERGLSDRINRVEGDIFHAINATADVYVLKDVLHDWDDERCERILAAVAASMPRGSMLVIVEYLQEPNRPNPFSPLLDLHTLTQRDGGRLRSVEELSALLTGAGLRPTGRRFSVVPHDLIEAEKI
- the rplI gene encoding 50S ribosomal protein L9 — its product is MKLILTADVEHLGVQGDIVEVKDGYGRNYLVPRRLAVVASRGAERQAEEIRRAREQKAIQGREHAVELKAAIENLGPVQLQVKAAPDSGKLFGSVTTADVVAAIKNAGGPNLDKRTVQLPKAHIKTTGTHPIAVRLHPEIAATVSLEVVAGQ
- the aldA_2 gene encoding NAD-dependent aldehyde dehydrogenase; protein product: MPTTSSPPVDQAERFFIGGQWVAPTGTESIDVVDASSGRNIGTVAGARPDDIDAAVAAARRAFDHSDWPTLAPVERAAKMRSLARELRTRSDDTARLVSSQNGMPITISSATEAVVPAVLLDYYAGLITDRPDEEMRAGITNARTMIRREPVGVVAAIIPWNFPQTLTFFKLAPLLAAGCTVVIKPSPETVLDAQVLADAVRASDIPDGVVNIVPGGAEAGAYLVGHPGIDKVAFTGSTAAGRAIGEVCGRLIRPVTLELGGKSASVILDDADLPALLGQFFEATLMNNGQTCYLGTRVLAPSHRYGEIVDTLTDFARALVVGDALDSATQIGPLASARQQQRVQGYIDKGVAEGGRVTTGGGRPAELEQGWFVAPTIFADVDNSHTIAREEIFGPVLAVIPYRDIDEAVQIANDSEFGLGGSVWTADEQRGLEVARCIRTGSIGINHYSLDFGAPFGGIKASGLGRELGPEGLAAYQSTKTIYLPPAG
- the fadK_8 gene encoding acyl-CoA synthetase yields the protein MTDAAVSYARGDISTPLLTDTIGQNLDRTAAKYPDREALIEVVSDRRWTYREFQAATRRLAGGLLTLGIGPGDRVGLWSPNTAEWTLVQYATARLGAILVTINPAYRLDELDYVLKQAGVRTVIAAPSFKGSDYAAMLAGVTDRCPSVQDVIIVGSDAWQRLSSASLDDAAIDAISAKLQPSDAINIQYTSGTTGFPKGATLTHTNILNNGYFVGEGLGYTEQDRVCIPVPFYHCFGMVMGNLACTSHGSAMVIPAPGFDPSATLAAVAKERCTSLYGVPTMFIAELDLKDLASFDLSNLRTGIMAGSPCPEQVMRQVIDTMNMREVAICYGMTETSPVSTQTRPSDTLAQRVGSVGTVGPHLEVKIIAPDSDRTVPRGEPGELCTRGYSVMSGYWNEPEKTAEAIDADGWMHTGDIAVMDDAGYISITGRIKDMVIRGGENVYPREIEEFLFGHPDIIDAQVVGVPDQRYGEELMAWLRIREGAPHPTADTIREFCTGRIAHYKIPRYVVVVDDYPMTVTGKVRKIELRERGREIAQSAVTQPI
- the dnaB gene encoding replicative DNA helicase; the protein is MAVVDDLGHHGMDTPPPSEDFGRQPPQDQAAEQAVLGGMLLSKDAVADVLEKLRPGDFYRPAHQNVYDAILDLYGRGEPADAVTVAAELDRRGLLRRIGGAPYLHTLISTVPTAANAGFYAGIVAEKALLRRLVEAGTRVVQYGYAGAEGADVNEIVDRAQSEIYDVTERRTAEDFVILEEILQPTMDEIDAIASQGGVSRGVPTGFVELDDLTNGLHPGQMIVIAARPGMGKSTLGLDFLRSCSIKHHMSSVIFSLEMSKSEIVMRLLSAEAKIKLADMRSGRMNDDDWTRLARRMSEISEAPLYIDDSPNLTMMEIRAKARRLKQKSDLRLIVLDYLQLMTSGKKVESRQQEVSEFSRQIKLLAKELEVPVVAMSQLNRGPEQRTDKKPMLADLRESGAIEQDSDMVILLHRPDAFERDDPRGGEADLIIAKHRNGPTKTITVAHQLHLSRFANMAKQ